A genomic region of Arachis stenosperma cultivar V10309 chromosome 9, arast.V10309.gnm1.PFL2, whole genome shotgun sequence contains the following coding sequences:
- the LOC130948059 gene encoding DEAD-box ATP-dependent RNA helicase 8-like isoform X2, producing the protein MTEVSPPFVKQEGSNSDSFPDSSTAGNEYRALRRKYLLLEDESFLLGKELRELALQTSQVCKELGKHLKIQVMVTTGGTSLKDDILRLYQPVYLLVGTPGRIWDLAKKGVCVLKDCAMLVMDEADKLFFLEFQPSIQQLIHFLP; encoded by the exons ATGACTGAAGTCTCACCACCTTTTGTAAAACAAGAGGGTTCCAACTCAGATTCTTTTCCCGATTCCTCTACAGCTGGAAATGAATACCGAGCATTGAGGCGGAAGTATCTGTTGCTGGAGGATGAGAGCTTTTTATTAGGGAAAGAGCTAAGAGAGTTAGCTTTGCAAACATCTCAAGTGTGCAAAGAACTTGGAAAGCACTTGAAAATTCAAGTGATGGTTACAACTGGTGGTACTAGCCTGAAAGATGATATCTTACGCTTATATCAACCAGTTTATTTACTAGTTGGGACTCCTGGAAGGATATGGGATCTCGCTAAAAAGGGTGTTTGCGTTCTGAAAGATTGCGCAATGCTTGTTATGGATGAG GCTGATAAGCTTTTTTTCCTAGAATTCCAACCTTCTATACAGCAGCTGATTCATTTTCTTCCTTAA